In the Actinomycetota bacterium genome, one interval contains:
- a CDS encoding sulfatase-like hydrolase/transferase: protein MRHLMIVVLESLRHDVWLEANPTILGRLGPVERRFSYASWTAPSHYNLLMGLLPHDSPTHVHASEHYKADIARYSMRLDVPDVEFRSMLPSLYLPTFLRGTLGYRTVARVSMPVLNPHTPINHDFDDYRLMPSHNDFHGILDDLDLAGDVPTFWLLNVGETHYPYATPEEDPAEWPRISGLHGTLRRVGEDTERPPLFDADELAQLRRRQVRALRYLDGAFERLLDTLPEDTWLIVTSDHGELFGEDGYFGHGPIAHRLVHEVPFVERLAR, encoded by the coding sequence ATGCGACACCTGATGATCGTTGTGCTCGAGAGCCTGCGTCACGACGTCTGGCTCGAGGCCAACCCGACGATCCTCGGGCGTCTCGGACCGGTGGAACGCCGTTTCTCGTACGCCTCGTGGACCGCTCCCTCCCACTACAACCTCCTGATGGGTCTGCTCCCCCACGACAGTCCCACGCACGTGCACGCCTCGGAGCACTACAAGGCGGACATCGCGCGCTACTCGATGCGGCTCGATGTGCCCGACGTGGAGTTCCGATCGATGTTGCCCTCGCTGTACCTGCCGACGTTCCTGCGCGGGACCCTCGGGTACCGCACGGTGGCCCGCGTGTCGATGCCGGTGCTCAACCCGCACACCCCGATCAACCACGACTTCGACGACTACCGGCTCATGCCGAGCCACAACGACTTCCACGGCATCCTCGACGACCTCGATCTGGCGGGCGACGTGCCGACCTTCTGGCTCCTCAACGTCGGCGAGACCCACTACCCCTACGCCACACCGGAGGAGGACCCGGCTGAGTGGCCCCGCATCTCCGGCCTGCACGGCACCCTCCGACGGGTCGGCGAGGACACCGAACGACCGCCGCTGTTCGACGCGGACGAGCTCGCACAGCTGCGCCGGCGTCAGGTCCGGGCGTTGCGCTACCTCGACGGCGCTTTCGAACGGCTCCTCGACACGCTGCCGGAGGACACGTGGCTGATCGTCACGTCGGACCACGGCGAGCTGTTCGGCGAGGACGGCTACTTCGGGCACGGGCCTATCGCCCACCGGCTGGTCCACGAGGTGCCCTTCGTCGAGCGGCTCGCCCGCTGA
- a CDS encoding class I SAM-dependent methyltransferase, producing the protein MRRDHDRLRELVTERSWYHTMELAPGIVTPGWFDTRAIVDLVPLPRDLSGRRCLDVGTFDGFWAFEMERRRASEVVALDVPDASEWDWPVVAPEDVREAVSARHEGGRGFDIAHAALESQVRRERVNVYDLDPTDIGTFDVIYLGSLLLHLRDPVGALERVRSICGGMLVLVETIDAGLTRRHPDRAVAAFDGRDRPWWWTPNVAALERMVRSGGFEVTEGPVRLRIPAGQGQGRVALRPATLLTSSGRAALRTNWHGDPHAALVARPRG; encoded by the coding sequence ATGCGTCGCGATCACGACCGCCTGCGTGAGCTCGTGACGGAGCGGTCCTGGTACCACACGATGGAGCTGGCACCGGGCATCGTCACGCCGGGCTGGTTCGACACGCGCGCGATCGTCGACCTCGTGCCGCTCCCCAGGGACCTGTCCGGCCGGCGCTGCCTCGACGTGGGGACCTTCGACGGTTTCTGGGCGTTCGAGATGGAGCGGCGTCGGGCGAGCGAGGTGGTAGCTCTCGACGTCCCCGACGCATCCGAGTGGGACTGGCCGGTCGTAGCGCCGGAGGATGTGCGCGAGGCCGTCTCCGCCCGTCACGAGGGTGGTCGCGGCTTCGACATCGCGCACGCGGCCCTCGAGTCCCAGGTCCGGCGAGAGCGCGTCAACGTCTACGACCTCGACCCCACCGACATCGGCACCTTCGACGTGATCTACCTCGGCAGCCTCCTGCTGCACCTGCGCGATCCGGTCGGCGCGCTCGAGCGGGTGCGCTCGATCTGCGGGGGGATGCTGGTCCTGGTCGAGACGATCGACGCGGGGTTGACACGTCGCCACCCGGACCGCGCGGTGGCGGCGTTCGACGGCAGGGATCGTCCGTGGTGGTGGACGCCCAACGTCGCCGCGCTGGAGCGCATGGTCCGCAGCGGCGGCTTCGAGGTCACCGAGGGGCCCGTGCGGCTGCGTATCCCCGCCGGACAGGGTCAGGGCAGGGTCGCGTTGCGCCCCGCGACGCTGCTGACCTCGTCGGGCCGCGCGGCGCTCCGGACCAACTGGCATGGGGATCCGCACGCCGCCCTCGTCGCGCGTCCCCGTGGTTGA
- a CDS encoding glycosyltransferase family 4 protein, whose amino-acid sequence MTPEPPDLSGGGGQLRQAHLLRAVAERFTTHLIVPETFEDQRVREWIDRITPVPHDPPPPLERWGRRKLRLLRHQLIERLPWDEALATAQRRHLGAALASEIEPGDVVVLEHLKLAPLLADLPGSVHRVLTVHFDGARQAAQRAAVAPTARNRWFWRSQARRVRRLQLTAREETDVLIAVSEQDASALGAVVVPNGVDVDSFSPTPLPAAPRAVLTATFDYAPNVDGAVWFVQHVWPRIRADEPDAELHLVGRRPLPAVRALTDLPGVHLHVDVPSVHPHLQQARVAVVPLRLGGGTRVKALEALAAGRVLVGTTVGVEGLDVEAGVHALIGDEPEALATAVVTALRDDALATRLTAAGRDLVERRYGWDTIGARFLEVLEGLVDAPSARS is encoded by the coding sequence GTGACACCGGAACCACCCGACCTCAGCGGTGGTGGCGGACAGCTGCGCCAGGCTCACCTGCTCCGTGCCGTCGCGGAGCGGTTCACGACTCACCTGATCGTGCCCGAGACGTTCGAGGACCAGCGTGTGCGGGAGTGGATCGACCGGATCACGCCGGTGCCGCACGACCCGCCGCCTCCACTCGAGAGGTGGGGGCGCCGCAAGCTGCGCCTGCTGCGCCACCAACTGATCGAGCGCCTGCCCTGGGACGAGGCACTCGCGACGGCACAACGTCGCCACCTCGGTGCGGCGCTGGCGAGCGAGATCGAGCCGGGAGACGTCGTGGTGCTGGAACACCTCAAGCTCGCCCCGCTGCTCGCCGACCTGCCCGGATCCGTCCACCGCGTGCTCACGGTGCATTTCGACGGCGCCCGCCAGGCCGCCCAGCGCGCCGCGGTCGCCCCGACCGCTCGCAACCGGTGGTTCTGGCGCTCGCAGGCGCGACGCGTGCGGCGTCTACAGCTCACCGCCCGGGAGGAGACCGACGTTCTCATCGCGGTCTCAGAGCAGGACGCCTCCGCGCTCGGCGCGGTCGTCGTGCCCAACGGCGTCGACGTGGACAGCTTCTCCCCCACCCCGCTTCCGGCTGCCCCGCGTGCCGTGCTGACCGCCACGTTCGACTACGCCCCGAACGTCGACGGTGCGGTGTGGTTCGTGCAGCACGTGTGGCCACGCATCCGCGCCGACGAGCCCGACGCCGAGCTCCACCTGGTCGGACGACGACCGCTTCCAGCCGTTCGCGCGCTGACGGATCTGCCGGGCGTCCACCTCCACGTCGACGTCCCGTCGGTGCACCCGCACCTGCAACAGGCGCGCGTCGCGGTCGTACCGCTGCGCCTCGGTGGCGGGACACGCGTGAAGGCACTCGAGGCGCTCGCCGCGGGACGCGTCCTGGTCGGCACCACGGTGGGCGTCGAGGGCCTCGACGTCGAGGCAGGGGTCCACGCGCTCATCGGGGACGAGCCCGAAGCGCTCGCCACGGCGGTCGTTACGGCGCTGCGCGACGACGCGCTGGCGACGCGCCTCACGGCCGCCGGTCGTGACCTGGTCGAGCGGCGCTACGGCTGGGACACGATCGGGGCGCGGTTCCTCGAGGTGCTCGAGGGACTTGTCGACGCACCCTCCGCACGATCGTGA
- a CDS encoding glycosyltransferase family 4 protein — MTVHVLVDGWDLHPGADRRGIGRFLDGLLPELAAQPALTVEVLQRPDPDGAVRVPAGTAATASRRIVPRRRIRAGTVEHVLRLPRDLDRIEHDVLLSPGTLPPRRAPRPWIQTLHDLAPLSLHHPDYGFARRQWRLLAPRLHEAARVVAVSRFSADEGIRLLGLDPHRVEVIPHGVGPPFGPDGPVGDGEPYLVSVCTPDPRKGLDEAALVAQRVQRLGLPHELRIAGALAPDVRRRLDERPGLRTLGFVEDLPALLRGAAVVVVTSRYEGFGFTALEAMACGTPVVAFDNTAIHELVEGAGYLVPDGDVDAMVGVLRRILDDPDALDEARTRGLQRAREHTWPAAASAYARVLGEAATSA, encoded by the coding sequence GTGACGGTGCACGTGCTCGTGGATGGATGGGACCTGCACCCGGGCGCCGACCGCCGCGGCATCGGGCGCTTCCTCGATGGTCTGCTGCCCGAGTTGGCGGCTCAGCCGGCTCTGACGGTCGAGGTGCTCCAGCGCCCCGACCCCGATGGCGCGGTGCGCGTCCCGGCCGGCACGGCCGCGACCGCCAGTCGTCGGATCGTCCCGCGCCGTCGCATCCGTGCGGGGACGGTCGAGCACGTCCTGCGCCTGCCGCGCGACCTCGACCGCATCGAGCACGACGTGCTGCTGTCGCCGGGCACCTTGCCGCCACGCCGCGCGCCCCGCCCTTGGATCCAGACGCTGCACGACCTGGCGCCGCTGTCGCTGCACCACCCCGACTACGGCTTCGCGCGCCGCCAGTGGCGTCTGCTGGCGCCGCGCCTCCACGAGGCAGCACGGGTGGTCGCGGTGTCTCGCTTCTCCGCCGACGAGGGCATCCGCCTGCTCGGCCTCGACCCGCACCGTGTCGAGGTGATCCCCCACGGGGTGGGCCCGCCGTTCGGCCCGGACGGGCCAGTCGGTGACGGCGAGCCGTACCTGGTGTCGGTGTGCACACCCGATCCCCGCAAGGGACTCGACGAGGCGGCGCTCGTCGCCCAGAGGGTCCAGCGGCTGGGCTTGCCACACGAGCTGCGGATCGCCGGCGCGCTGGCTCCAGACGTGCGTCGCCGGCTCGATGAGCGTCCCGGGCTCCGCACCCTGGGGTTCGTCGAGGACCTGCCCGCGCTGCTGCGGGGCGCCGCGGTCGTGGTCGTGACCAGCCGCTACGAGGGCTTCGGCTTCACCGCGCTCGAGGCGATGGCCTGCGGCACCCCGGTGGTGGCGTTCGACAACACCGCGATCCACGAGCTCGTCGAGGGTGCCGGCTACCTCGTGCCCGATGGTGACGTGGACGCGATGGTGGGCGTCCTGCGGCGCATCCTCGACGATCCGGACGCACTCGACGAAGCCCGCACCCGGGGGCTGCAGCGGGCGCGCGAGCACACCTGGCCGGCGGCCGCGTCCGCGTACGCGCGCGTGCTGGGTGAGGCAGCGACCTCCGCCTGA
- a CDS encoding O-antigen ligase family protein: MTLPEAAALALVVLPVLLVPVLAAVHRIGTPPVAVRVLGFAPDVALLLLVLVGARAAVRAGSRPDRLDLVVGAYLAVVTVYAIAAFVGPSLGWRRLAPTTDIERVLLSMRGLGAGMVLLLACRALGARVRTPVLLWWIIGAAIALSIAGIIEWLWPAGWARVFGSEGIGVRFMQADVYGIEETVLTVHTFAGDQLLVRAGSLLFEYLQLGFLLLGGLTVAFVAITRERSRAWIAVAGVTLGAIVLTLTRAAVAAAVLATVAVVAATQDRVARRRLVRPAALAALLILVLAVPTGLAARVGAAVTGSETSTPIHLSSMEEGVRAIAERPLGQGLGVGASASARAPDATLLTENAYLDVGLQTGVPGMALFVAAIALLGIALWRARVRGRLAVIAFAWWVGLAAGALVLHTWTMLETTWLFFTVAGLALPRKA, encoded by the coding sequence ATGACGCTGCCCGAGGCGGCCGCGCTGGCTCTCGTTGTCCTGCCCGTCCTGCTCGTCCCGGTGCTCGCCGCGGTGCACCGCATCGGCACGCCCCCGGTCGCGGTGCGCGTGCTCGGCTTCGCCCCCGACGTCGCACTGCTGCTGCTGGTGCTCGTCGGGGCGCGCGCAGCCGTGCGCGCGGGCTCGCGACCGGATCGCCTGGACCTGGTGGTGGGCGCCTACCTCGCCGTGGTGACCGTCTACGCGATCGCTGCGTTCGTCGGACCGTCGCTGGGGTGGCGGCGTCTCGCTCCCACGACCGACATCGAGCGCGTGCTCCTGTCCATGCGGGGACTGGGGGCCGGGATGGTGCTGCTGCTGGCGTGCCGGGCGCTCGGGGCGCGGGTCCGCACGCCGGTGCTGCTGTGGTGGATCATCGGCGCTGCGATCGCCCTGAGCATCGCGGGGATCATCGAGTGGCTGTGGCCGGCGGGGTGGGCGCGGGTGTTCGGCTCGGAGGGGATCGGTGTGCGGTTCATGCAGGCCGATGTCTACGGGATCGAGGAGACGGTCCTGACCGTGCACACGTTCGCAGGCGATCAGCTGCTCGTACGGGCGGGATCGCTGCTGTTCGAGTACCTGCAGCTCGGGTTCCTCCTCCTGGGTGGCCTCACCGTGGCCTTCGTGGCCATCACGCGGGAGCGTTCGCGCGCCTGGATCGCGGTCGCGGGCGTCACCCTGGGCGCGATCGTCCTCACGCTCACGCGTGCCGCGGTAGCAGCGGCGGTGCTGGCTACGGTGGCGGTCGTCGCGGCGACCCAGGACCGTGTCGCCCGGCGCCGGCTCGTCCGGCCGGCAGCGTTGGCCGCGTTGCTGATCTTGGTCCTGGCGGTGCCGACCGGCCTCGCGGCGCGGGTCGGGGCGGCCGTGACCGGGAGCGAGACCTCGACACCGATCCACCTGTCCTCGATGGAGGAGGGCGTACGCGCCATCGCGGAGCGTCCTCTCGGCCAGGGGCTCGGCGTGGGCGCCTCGGCGTCCGCCCGGGCGCCGGACGCGACCCTGCTCACCGAGAACGCGTACCTCGACGTGGGCCTGCAGACGGGGGTCCCCGGGATGGCCCTGTTCGTCGCCGCCATCGCGCTGCTCGGGATCGCGCTGTGGCGCGCGCGCGTCCGCGGACGGCTAGCGGTGATCGCCTTCGCCTGGTGGGTCGGTCTGGCCGCCGGGGCGCTGGTCCTGCACACGTGGACGATGCTCGAGACGACGTGGTTGTTCTTCACGGTCGCCGGACTGGCCTTGCCTCGGAAGGCCTGA
- a CDS encoding nitroreductase family deazaflavin-dependent oxidoreductase: MPSRTPFKIMNRTVNHLLHGLLRSPLHRLISGKVALLSYGGRRTGRRYTIPVFYRDKGERITVAVGWPDRKVWWRNLTGAGAPVQLVVRGEEVSGHAVATREGDEDAIVRIDLDDDGQTRPGVVR; the protein is encoded by the coding sequence ATGCCAAGCCGCACCCCGTTCAAGATCATGAACCGCACCGTGAACCACTTGCTCCACGGGCTCCTGCGCTCGCCACTGCACCGGCTCATCAGCGGCAAGGTCGCGCTGCTCAGCTACGGGGGTCGCCGCACCGGGCGACGGTACACGATCCCGGTCTTCTACCGCGACAAGGGTGAACGCATCACGGTCGCCGTGGGATGGCCCGACCGCAAGGTGTGGTGGCGCAACCTCACCGGCGCCGGGGCACCGGTGCAGCTGGTGGTCCGAGGCGAGGAGGTCAGCGGGCACGCGGTCGCCACGAGAGAGGGTGACGAGGACGCCATCGTGCGCATCGACCTCGACGACGACGGACAGACCCGCCCTGGGGTGGTCCGGTGA
- a CDS encoding DinB family protein: MDGSKVKHDLQRYLQGGREALLWKLEGLSEYDVRRPMVATGTNLLGLVKHLATMEAGYLGAVFQRPLGEPMPWTGEGAEPNADLWATADESRERIEDLYRRVWAHTDATIDQLDLDATGRVPWWPQDRNPVTLHRILVHVIAETHRHAGHADIVRELIDGAVGLRPDNDNMAPGDAAWWQDYRDRLERVARDAAEADRRAADR; the protein is encoded by the coding sequence GTGGACGGATCGAAGGTCAAGCACGACCTCCAGCGCTACCTGCAGGGGGGCCGCGAGGCGCTGCTGTGGAAGCTCGAGGGCCTCTCCGAGTACGACGTCCGCCGACCGATGGTCGCGACGGGCACCAACCTCCTGGGCCTGGTCAAGCACCTGGCGACCATGGAGGCCGGCTACCTCGGCGCGGTCTTCCAACGCCCCCTCGGCGAGCCGATGCCGTGGACAGGCGAGGGGGCCGAGCCGAACGCGGACCTGTGGGCGACGGCTGACGAGTCACGGGAACGCATCGAGGACCTCTACCGACGGGTCTGGGCACACACCGACGCCACGATCGACCAGCTCGATCTGGATGCGACTGGTCGCGTGCCCTGGTGGCCGCAGGATCGCAACCCGGTCACGCTGCACCGCATCCTCGTGCACGTGATCGCGGAGACCCACCGGCACGCAGGACATGCCGACATCGTGCGAGAGCTCATCGACGGCGCCGTCGGACTGCGACCTGACAACGACAACATGGCGCCCGGCGACGCGGCGTGGTGGCAGGACTACCGCGACCGACTCGAACGCGTGGCACGGGACGCCGCGGAAGCTGATCGGCGAGCTGCCGACCGATGA
- a CDS encoding cation transporter, producing MNDTTSATAANGLVRRARWLAYLTIAWNAVEAVVAIAAGAAAGSLALIGFGIDSTIETMSALVVVWRLNDVSDDREERALKLIAVSFFLLAAYITVQSARDLITGSQAETSIPGITITALSLIVMPLLARAKQHVGQRMRSRVVLADAVETWLCTYLSAIVLAGLLLNATVGWWWADPVAALGVAYLALREGREAWEG from the coding sequence ATGAACGACACGACATCCGCCACGGCCGCGAACGGTCTCGTCCGGAGAGCTCGCTGGCTCGCGTACCTCACCATCGCCTGGAACGCCGTCGAAGCGGTCGTCGCGATCGCGGCCGGAGCCGCCGCTGGCTCGCTCGCGCTGATCGGGTTCGGGATCGACTCGACCATCGAGACGATGTCGGCCCTCGTGGTCGTATGGCGACTCAACGACGTCTCCGACGACCGCGAGGAGCGGGCGCTCAAGCTCATCGCCGTGAGCTTCTTCCTCCTCGCCGCCTACATCACCGTCCAGTCGGCACGCGACCTCATCACCGGAAGTCAGGCCGAGACGTCGATCCCCGGCATCACCATCACGGCCCTCTCCCTCATCGTGATGCCGCTGCTGGCGAGGGCCAAGCAACATGTCGGCCAGCGGATGAGGAGCCGCGTCGTCCTCGCCGACGCGGTCGAGACCTGGCTGTGCACCTACCTGTCCGCGATCGTCCTGGCGGGACTGCTCCTGAACGCCACGGTCGGCTGGTGGTGGGCTGACCCGGTCGCGGCCCTCGGAGTCGCCTACCTCGCGCTGCGCGAGGGACGCGAGGCGTGGGAAGGCTGA
- a CDS encoding TetR/AcrR family transcriptional regulator codes for MAHVRTPRARWIEEALRTVAAGGPDAVRIEALARDLGVTKGGFYWHFDGRRALLDEMLDTWEHSVVDSVIEHIDAAGGEARAKLARLFALASSSKQLPRIELAIRNWARHDEAVADRLRRVDNRRMDYLRSLFGQFIADDDEVEARCFLVFTVFIGSQFLASDHRGRTRAEVQRIATDLLLDVPTPHESGS; via the coding sequence ATGGCCCACGTACGCACGCCCCGGGCGCGCTGGATCGAGGAAGCGCTGCGCACCGTCGCCGCTGGTGGGCCGGACGCTGTCCGCATCGAGGCTCTCGCGCGGGACCTCGGGGTCACGAAGGGCGGTTTCTACTGGCACTTCGATGGGCGTCGCGCGTTGCTCGACGAGATGCTCGACACGTGGGAGCACAGCGTCGTGGATAGCGTGATCGAGCACATCGACGCTGCCGGCGGTGAAGCGCGGGCAAAGCTCGCTCGGCTGTTCGCGCTCGCGTCGTCGAGCAAGCAGCTCCCGAGGATCGAGCTCGCCATCCGCAACTGGGCCCGACACGACGAGGCCGTCGCCGACCGTCTCCGGCGGGTCGACAACCGCCGGATGGACTACCTGCGCTCGCTGTTCGGCCAGTTCATCGCCGATGACGACGAGGTCGAGGCCCGCTGCTTCCTGGTGTTCACCGTGTTCATCGGCAGCCAGTTCCTGGCCTCCGACCATCGAGGGCGCACCCGCGCAGAGGTGCAGCGCATCGCGACCGACCTGTTGCTTGATGTCCCGACCCCACACGAGTCTGGCTCGTGA
- a CDS encoding DUF2867 domain-containing protein codes for MRLPPSAHRSRPWRIHEIAPDFRLEDVWKLPTPGSPEDFPRLVDGFASGDPLRSDSSMVRALFAIRWKLGDLLGWDRPDSGVHSRMPTLRDRLPEDLRGSASLVEFETLPFAPLFLLADEFAAETANRTMHGILHLGWVPDAGGGYHGQMAVLVKPNGSLGSAYMTAIRPFRYLIVYPQLLRQIERTWTQNEVRT; via the coding sequence GTGAGACTTCCGCCGAGTGCACACAGATCGCGACCATGGCGCATCCACGAGATCGCCCCTGACTTCCGACTCGAGGACGTCTGGAAGCTGCCCACTCCGGGCAGTCCCGAGGACTTCCCTCGACTGGTCGACGGCTTCGCCTCCGGTGATCCGCTGCGCAGCGATTCGTCCATGGTTCGCGCACTGTTCGCGATCCGGTGGAAGCTCGGAGACCTGCTCGGCTGGGACCGCCCGGACTCCGGCGTGCACTCACGGATGCCGACGCTCCGCGATCGCCTCCCCGAGGACCTCCGAGGTTCGGCATCTCTGGTGGAGTTCGAGACGCTGCCCTTCGCGCCGCTGTTCCTGCTCGCCGACGAGTTCGCTGCCGAGACCGCGAACCGGACGATGCACGGGATCCTGCACCTCGGATGGGTTCCCGACGCGGGGGGCGGCTACCACGGGCAGATGGCCGTCCTGGTCAAGCCGAACGGTTCCTTGGGGAGTGCGTACATGACCGCGATCAGGCCGTTCCGGTACCTGATCGTGTACCCCCAACTCTTGCGGCAGATCGAACGGACGTGGACGCAGAACGAGGTGCGAACATGA